In Rubrobacter radiotolerans DSM 5868, a genomic segment contains:
- a CDS encoding sigma-70 family RNA polymerase sigma factor: protein MDHAQAVDEELMEMISGGDETALETLYGRYGGPAYSLAFRIVRDQGAAEEVVQDAFVSVWNRADTYDPASGKLYSWLLAIVRNRAIDELRKPATSRRNAQRTDLREVLEGSVSETSEGVGAEAAWISELREIVRHAVQKLPESQREVIELAYLRGLSQREISEKTGTPLGTVKTRTRLALDKLRRSLEPAIGRTVDLDGM from the coding sequence TTGGACCACGCGCAGGCTGTAGACGAAGAGCTTATGGAGATGATCTCCGGCGGCGACGAGACCGCCCTGGAGACGCTCTACGGCCGCTACGGCGGGCCTGCGTACTCGCTTGCGTTCAGGATCGTCCGCGACCAGGGCGCCGCCGAGGAGGTCGTTCAGGACGCCTTCGTCTCGGTCTGGAACCGGGCCGACACCTACGACCCGGCGAGCGGAAAGCTCTACTCCTGGCTTCTCGCCATCGTGCGCAACCGTGCAATAGACGAGCTTCGCAAGCCCGCCACCTCAAGGCGCAACGCTCAGCGGACGGACCTCAGGGAGGTCCTGGAAGGCTCCGTCTCGGAGACCTCCGAGGGCGTCGGGGCGGAGGCGGCCTGGATCAGCGAGCTGCGGGAGATCGTCCGGCACGCAGTCCAGAAGCTCCCCGAGAGCCAACGCGAAGTCATCGAGCTTGCGTACCTGCGGGGCCTCTCACAGCGGGAGATCTCCGAAAAGACCGGGACGCCGCTCGGGACGGTAAAGACCCGCACCCGGCTCGCCCTCGACAAGCTCAGACGGTCGCTGGAGCCCGCGATAGGCAGAACGGTGGACCTCGATGGAATGTAA
- a CDS encoding DUF4397 domain-containing protein has product MSRIRRVTTLLIGALFALSLAAPAFAQDGEAQVRVAHLSPDAPNVDIYVNDEPVGALTNVPYGTVSPYLPLPEGSQNVKVYASGDTSEPVLEADVDLSAGSAYTIAAVGLVGDGSLAAQVYEDDLSAPEEGNANLRVVHASPDAGPVDVVPEGGEALVSDLEFPDASPYASVPAGTYTLNVNAAGTDTTAIQVPGATVEAGTVYSAFAIGTAEAGNLEVLLVADNAAGAGTSAETIPDTGGVSPIAVAGIAALLAGAGLFAIRRRALR; this is encoded by the coding sequence TTGAGTAGGATCCGCCGCGTTACAACGCTCCTGATCGGCGCTCTATTCGCCCTATCGCTAGCGGCTCCGGCCTTCGCCCAAGACGGCGAGGCGCAGGTAAGGGTCGCTCACCTGTCCCCCGACGCTCCCAACGTGGACATCTACGTAAACGACGAGCCCGTAGGCGCCCTAACGAACGTGCCGTACGGGACCGTCTCCCCCTACCTCCCGCTTCCGGAAGGCTCGCAGAACGTAAAGGTCTACGCCTCGGGCGACACCTCCGAGCCCGTCCTCGAAGCGGACGTGGACCTCTCCGCCGGCTCGGCCTACACGATAGCCGCCGTCGGGCTCGTCGGCGACGGATCGCTCGCCGCCCAGGTATACGAGGACGACCTGAGCGCCCCCGAGGAGGGTAACGCCAACCTTCGCGTCGTCCACGCCTCCCCCGATGCAGGCCCGGTCGACGTCGTCCCCGAGGGCGGTGAGGCGCTCGTCTCCGACCTTGAGTTCCCGGACGCCTCCCCGTACGCCAGCGTTCCGGCCGGCACGTACACCCTGAACGTCAACGCCGCCGGCACCGACACGACCGCCATCCAGGTCCCTGGCGCCACGGTCGAGGCCGGAACGGTCTACAGCGCCTTTGCGATCGGCACCGCGGAGGCCGGTAACCTGGAGGTGCTCCTCGTCGCCGACAACGCAGCGGGTGCCGGAACCTCCGCCGAGACCATACCCGACACCGGCGGCGTCTCGCCCATCGCCGTCGCGGGCATCGCGGCCTTGCTCGCGGGTGCCGGACTCTTCGCCATAAGGCGGCGCGCGCTCCGCTAG
- a CDS encoding DUF4870 domain-containing protein has translation MQQGPDYGNYGRHPEPGDETYGSRGPSPEYETRGMMRPSGSVSPQDEKTWSILSHLSVLVWPVIGFLPVAPLVIWLVYRDRSPRIAFHALQSLWYQVAWIVILVLGWSITFILSLVLIGFLLIPFMLLASVVPFIHGCWAAYKISQGVDYRYPLIADRIDGGRRNAH, from the coding sequence ATGCAGCAGGGACCGGACTACGGCAACTACGGCAGACACCCGGAGCCCGGCGACGAGACGTACGGCTCTCGCGGTCCTTCGCCGGAGTACGAGACGCGGGGCATGATGCGGCCTAGCGGCTCCGTAAGCCCTCAGGACGAGAAGACCTGGTCCATACTCTCGCACCTGAGCGTCCTGGTCTGGCCCGTCATAGGGTTCCTCCCGGTAGCTCCGCTGGTGATCTGGCTCGTCTACCGGGACCGCTCGCCGAGGATCGCGTTCCACGCGCTCCAGTCGCTCTGGTACCAGGTCGCCTGGATCGTCATCCTCGTCCTCGGCTGGTCGATAACCTTTATCCTCAGCCTGGTCCTGATCGGCTTCCTCCTCATCCCCTTCATGCTCCTTGCTAGCGTCGTGCCGTTCATCCACGGCTGCTGGGCGGCCTACAAGATCAGCCAGGGCGTTGACTACCGGTACCCCCTCATAGCCGACCGGATCGACGGCGGCCGCCGCAACGCTCACTAG
- a CDS encoding protein kinase domain-containing protein, with product MSSRQQTTEGGRALEASVGTVLGGRYRVLRTLGSGGMAVVYKAEDSILGRTVALKTLHARYAEMPAFRRRFRQEARAMASLDHQNIVKVYDISHDGEVPFIVAECVSGRDVGSLLAERHGRLSEQTTRRIATQLLEGLAYAHRRGIIHRDIKPSNILMTPGGMVKVADFGIARIVEDEDSMEPGEVIGSARYMSPEQLRGKEATERSDIYSVGIVLYHLLAGRPPFSGDLESLARQQIRETPKPLRKVNKKVSPSMEAVIMKALEKNPEDRYPSATAMLDDLEEGYSARVAGGTKEVAKKSRRARVRLVALTSLAAVILGAGTAVGATGLGYVSPGGEGSSGGVERANVVSNAPAPEAPESAANENREARVVGEMVPVPEVSPYFDYSAEEILKNRGFDVRIVYEYREGYADRGVAWGTEPAAGELAPEGSVVTVYATPKDLFQPQISQ from the coding sequence TTGAGTTCAAGGCAACAAACGACTGAAGGTGGGAGGGCTCTGGAAGCCTCGGTTGGAACGGTCCTTGGCGGACGCTACAGGGTTCTTCGTACCCTGGGCTCCGGCGGCATGGCCGTCGTTTACAAGGCCGAAGACTCTATTCTCGGGCGCACGGTTGCTTTGAAGACGCTTCACGCCCGGTATGCGGAGATGCCGGCGTTCCGGCGGCGCTTCAGGCAGGAGGCTCGGGCGATGGCCTCTCTGGACCACCAGAACATCGTCAAGGTCTACGACATCTCGCACGACGGCGAGGTTCCGTTTATCGTTGCGGAGTGCGTCTCGGGTCGGGACGTCGGGAGCCTTCTCGCCGAGCGGCACGGCCGCCTCAGCGAGCAGACGACCCGCAGGATCGCGACGCAGCTCCTCGAAGGGCTTGCCTACGCGCACCGGCGGGGGATCATCCACCGCGACATCAAGCCCTCGAACATTCTCATGACGCCGGGCGGGATGGTGAAGGTCGCGGACTTCGGCATAGCGCGCATCGTCGAGGATGAGGACTCGATGGAGCCGGGGGAGGTGATCGGGAGCGCCCGGTACATGTCGCCGGAGCAGCTCCGGGGCAAGGAAGCGACCGAGCGCAGCGACATCTACTCCGTCGGCATCGTGCTCTACCACCTGCTTGCGGGCAGGCCGCCGTTCTCCGGGGACCTTGAGAGCCTGGCGCGGCAGCAGATCCGCGAGACTCCAAAGCCGCTTCGCAAGGTGAACAAGAAGGTCTCCCCGAGCATGGAGGCCGTGATCATGAAGGCCCTTGAGAAGAACCCGGAGGACCGCTACCCGTCGGCGACGGCGATGCTCGACGACCTCGAAGAGGGCTACTCGGCGCGGGTTGCGGGCGGCACCAAAGAGGTTGCAAAGAAGTCCCGGCGGGCGAGGGTTCGGCTCGTGGCGCTGACCTCGCTGGCCGCGGTCATCCTCGGGGCGGGCACGGCGGTCGGGGCGACCGGGCTCGGGTACGTGAGCCCCGGCGGCGAAGGCTCCTCTGGCGGGGTCGAGCGGGCGAACGTGGTGAGCAACGCCCCCGCGCCCGAGGCCCCCGAGTCCGCGGCGAACGAGAACCGCGAGGCGCGGGTCGTAGGGGAGATGGTGCCGGTACCCGAGGTCAGCCCGTACTTTGACTACTCGGCGGAGGAGATCCTCAAGAACCGTGGCTTCGACGTGCGCATAGTCTACGAGTACCGGGAGGGCTACGCCGATCGGGGCGTCGCCTGGGGGACCGAACCGGCCGCTGGAGAGCTGGCCCCAGAGGGCTCGGTCGTTACCGTGTACGCGACCCCGAAGGACCTCTTCCAGCCGCAGATAAGCCAGTAA
- a CDS encoding peroxiredoxin family protein: MSPGTLAPFFSTIASGSGRRVSLRSCAGRPLVLVFHGRENAEVVQRVNRALRERYPRAEELTVASVIDLSFVPPLYWGVASMELDRAFRQAAAELPDGVDPKDYVVILPDWTGSTTRKYRARGARHEAVSVVVDADSTVLGTVEGDDPAEPILAALEGRSGGR; encoded by the coding sequence TTGAGCCCGGGAACGCTCGCGCCGTTCTTCAGCACCATCGCCTCGGGCTCCGGGCGGCGGGTGAGCCTGAGAAGCTGCGCCGGACGTCCGCTCGTCCTTGTCTTTCACGGCCGCGAGAACGCCGAGGTCGTCCAGCGCGTCAACCGCGCCCTCCGGGAACGCTACCCCCGGGCAGAAGAGCTTACCGTCGCGAGCGTTATAGACCTCTCGTTCGTCCCGCCGCTGTACTGGGGGGTCGCGAGCATGGAGCTCGACCGGGCCTTCCGGCAGGCCGCCGCCGAGCTTCCGGACGGGGTGGACCCGAAGGACTACGTCGTGATCCTCCCCGACTGGACGGGCTCCACAACGCGCAAGTACCGCGCTCGCGGCGCGCGCCACGAGGCCGTCTCGGTCGTTGTGGACGCAGACTCGACCGTTCTCGGGACGGTCGAGGGAGACGACCCGGCAGAGCCCATCCTTGCCGCTCTGGAAGGTCGCTCGGGAGGACGCTAG
- a CDS encoding efflux RND transporter permease subunit: protein MKAIVRWCLNNKSIVALGTVLLVVSGVYAATQLNEELLPDVEFPLLTVTTPVPGAGPEVVDEQVTQPLESAVESVEGIESVRGTSAQGFSSLLVEFDLGTDSQEAEDELNRVIADVALPEQAQDPEVQSQGITAIPVLSVSVSAADGDLEGLTEYVRDEVIPDIEEVEGVASADLVGGSEERLRVDLDLGALEENGLPPEAVVAAISGANTNAPAGSVEIDGLETPIRTTSSAATAEDLENLPISAAALAGAPTGGSPAAAPEEAPPGAAPEGLQAGETPAPGGAAAAPPEPVLLSEVAEVSEVESNLAGISRSDGEPSLGLNVVKEQGSNTVEVAESVEVVLDDVRDELGEGQVNTIFNSAEDVQESVDSLIEKALLGGALAIFVIFLFLRSVKATLVTAISLPTSILAALLFSWTQDLTLNIITLAGLTIAVGRVVDDAIVVLENSYRYIQQGYSPEEAALRGTTEVASAITSSTLTTVAVFLPLGLVGGIISEFFLPLSLTVALALIASLIVALTIIPVLISLFISRKVASEAPDVEPVERRPARQARRRRASGPFGAGLRLLLGGTVFLLASVACAALAVLFGLVAPEDVLGSNVVLAFAAALAGLLAVGLVLFIVRLSRGTAGSDESGADEEAAPARRRGGGMVGLYTPMLLWSLRHRALVILFAFIAFAGGLAVIPFLSVSFFPPSEERLLSAQVETRSGNSVTQTAEELQPFEDFLLDDRGVENYQLSVGGEDPFSATGGLRPDNEAQSFISVAEDADVNRVFERVSEEGDRLYGEAFQVQILSQGPQTGGLEVTVTGGDEAELREASDLVVEELQDVEGLANIQSDIASESPEVSISVNGGDAAAAGVSPSSLATSLGTLLGEQEIDLDGTPVVVGVPEGEVDSLDAIRDLPAGSGVTVGEVAEVEQSEAPSAIGRSDGERAVTVSARITSEDTNAVSSEVGTALEDLDLPGEVTAAVGGESEDIAQSFRDLVLSIVVALALVYLVLVVFFRSLVVPLVILLAVPLTTVGAFGALLLTGTTLSVPSLLGVLLLIGIVVANAILLIDFVTNAARGDVSLDEAIVEAGRARLRPILMTALATIFALVPLAVGLGGGGNVLISSSLAIPVIGGLITSTLLTLIVVPVGYSLLREPFRKHRPETSFDPEERQWR, encoded by the coding sequence ATGAAGGCCATCGTACGCTGGTGCCTCAACAACAAGTCTATTGTCGCGCTCGGGACGGTCCTGCTCGTCGTGAGCGGGGTCTACGCGGCGACCCAGCTCAACGAGGAGCTCCTCCCGGACGTCGAGTTCCCGCTGCTCACGGTAACGACCCCCGTGCCCGGAGCCGGACCGGAGGTCGTTGACGAGCAGGTAACGCAGCCCCTTGAGAGCGCGGTCGAGAGCGTGGAAGGGATAGAGAGCGTCCGCGGGACTTCGGCGCAGGGGTTCTCCAGCCTGCTCGTCGAGTTCGACCTCGGCACGGACTCGCAGGAGGCCGAGGACGAGCTAAACCGCGTTATCGCCGACGTAGCGCTTCCCGAGCAGGCCCAGGACCCGGAGGTGCAGAGCCAGGGGATCACGGCGATCCCCGTTCTGAGCGTCTCCGTTTCGGCCGCCGACGGCGACCTCGAAGGGCTGACCGAGTACGTACGAGACGAGGTCATACCGGACATCGAGGAGGTCGAGGGCGTGGCGAGCGCCGACCTCGTCGGCGGGTCCGAGGAGCGGCTGCGAGTAGACCTCGACCTCGGCGCCCTCGAAGAGAACGGGCTCCCGCCCGAGGCCGTCGTTGCGGCCATAAGCGGCGCGAACACGAACGCCCCGGCCGGGAGCGTCGAGATAGACGGCCTTGAGACCCCGATCCGCACCACGAGCAGCGCCGCGACCGCCGAGGACCTTGAGAACCTCCCGATAAGCGCCGCCGCCCTTGCCGGAGCCCCCACCGGGGGTTCCCCGGCCGCCGCACCCGAAGAGGCTCCGCCCGGAGCAGCACCGGAGGGACTCCAGGCCGGGGAGACTCCCGCGCCCGGAGGGGCTGCGGCCGCACCGCCCGAGCCGGTGCTTCTCTCGGAGGTCGCGGAGGTCAGTGAGGTGGAGAGCAACCTCGCCGGGATCTCCCGCAGCGACGGCGAGCCGAGCCTCGGGCTGAACGTGGTCAAGGAGCAGGGATCCAACACCGTCGAGGTCGCCGAGAGCGTGGAGGTCGTTCTCGACGACGTGCGCGACGAGCTTGGCGAGGGTCAGGTGAACACGATCTTCAACTCCGCCGAGGACGTGCAGGAGTCGGTAGACAGCCTGATCGAGAAGGCCCTTCTCGGCGGGGCGCTTGCGATATTCGTGATCTTCCTCTTTCTGCGCTCGGTAAAGGCGACGCTCGTAACGGCGATCTCGCTACCGACCTCGATCCTCGCGGCGCTCCTGTTCTCCTGGACGCAGGACCTGACGCTGAACATCATCACCCTCGCGGGGCTCACCATCGCCGTCGGGCGTGTGGTAGACGATGCGATCGTCGTCCTTGAGAACTCCTACCGCTACATCCAGCAGGGCTACAGTCCGGAGGAGGCGGCCCTCCGGGGCACGACGGAGGTAGCCTCGGCGATAACCTCCTCGACGCTCACGACCGTCGCGGTCTTTCTGCCGCTCGGGCTCGTCGGGGGGATCATCAGCGAGTTCTTTCTGCCGCTCTCGCTTACGGTCGCACTCGCGCTTATCGCGTCCCTGATCGTCGCCCTGACCATTATCCCGGTCCTTATAAGCCTCTTTATCTCGCGCAAGGTCGCAAGCGAGGCTCCGGACGTCGAACCGGTCGAGCGGCGACCGGCTCGTCAGGCACGCCGCAGGAGGGCTTCGGGACCGTTCGGCGCGGGGCTCAGGCTCCTTCTCGGGGGGACGGTCTTCCTGCTCGCGAGCGTCGCCTGCGCCGCGCTTGCGGTGCTCTTCGGCCTCGTCGCGCCGGAGGACGTCCTCGGCTCGAACGTCGTGCTCGCCTTCGCCGCCGCTCTTGCCGGACTTCTCGCCGTCGGGCTCGTGCTCTTTATTGTTCGGCTCTCGCGCGGCACGGCGGGCTCCGACGAGTCGGGCGCGGACGAGGAGGCGGCTCCGGCGAGACGGCGGGGCGGCGGGATGGTCGGGCTGTACACGCCGATGCTTCTGTGGAGCCTCAGGCACCGGGCGCTCGTGATCCTCTTCGCCTTCATCGCCTTTGCGGGCGGGCTCGCTGTTATACCGTTCCTCTCGGTGAGCTTCTTCCCGCCGAGCGAGGAGCGGCTCCTCTCGGCGCAGGTCGAGACGCGCTCGGGCAACAGCGTGACGCAGACGGCCGAGGAGCTCCAGCCCTTCGAGGACTTCCTTCTCGACGACAGAGGCGTAGAGAACTACCAGCTCTCCGTCGGAGGGGAGGACCCGTTCTCCGCGACCGGGGGACTCCGGCCCGACAACGAGGCCCAGTCGTTTATAAGCGTTGCGGAGGACGCGGACGTGAACCGCGTCTTCGAGCGCGTGAGCGAGGAAGGCGACCGGCTCTACGGCGAGGCTTTCCAGGTCCAGATCCTCTCGCAGGGTCCCCAGACCGGCGGGCTGGAGGTCACCGTCACCGGCGGCGACGAGGCCGAGCTTCGGGAGGCCTCGGACCTCGTTGTCGAGGAGCTTCAGGACGTGGAGGGGCTCGCAAACATCCAGAGCGACATAGCGAGCGAGAGCCCGGAGGTCTCGATCTCCGTGAACGGGGGGGACGCGGCCGCAGCGGGAGTCTCGCCCTCGTCGCTCGCGACGAGCCTCGGGACGCTCCTCGGGGAGCAGGAGATAGACCTCGACGGCACCCCGGTCGTTGTCGGCGTCCCCGAGGGCGAGGTGGACTCGCTCGATGCGATCCGGGACCTCCCGGCCGGGTCCGGCGTTACCGTCGGAGAGGTCGCCGAGGTCGAGCAGAGCGAGGCTCCGTCCGCGATCGGCCGCTCCGACGGCGAGCGGGCCGTGACGGTCTCAGCAAGGATCACCTCCGAGGACACGAACGCCGTCTCCTCCGAGGTCGGGACCGCCCTTGAGGACCTCGACCTCCCGGGCGAGGTGACGGCCGCGGTCGGTGGCGAGTCCGAGGACATAGCGCAGAGCTTCCGGGACCTCGTACTCTCGATTGTCGTTGCGCTGGCGCTCGTCTACCTGGTGCTCGTCGTGTTCTTCCGCTCGCTCGTCGTGCCGCTCGTGATCCTCCTCGCCGTCCCGCTTACGACCGTCGGTGCGTTCGGGGCTCTTCTCCTTACCGGAACGACCCTGAGCGTCCCGTCGCTTCTCGGGGTGCTGCTGCTCATCGGGATCGTGGTCGCGAACGCGATCCTCCTTATAGACTTCGTCACCAACGCCGCGCGGGGGGACGTCTCGCTCGACGAGGCCATCGTCGAGGCTGGTCGGGCGCGTCTGAGGCCGATCCTCATGACGGCGCTCGCAACGATCTTCGCCCTCGTGCCGCTCGCGGTCGGCCTCGGAGGCGGGGGGAACGTCCTTATATCGAGCAGCCTCGCCATCCCGGTTATCGGGGGCCTCATAACCTCGACGCTTCTGACCCTGATAGTGGTCCCGGTCGGCTACTCGCTTCTTCGCGAGCCGTTCCGCAAGCACCGGCCCGAGACCTCCTTCGACCCGGAGGAACGGCAGTGGCGTTGA
- a CDS encoding MarR family winged helix-turn-helix transcriptional regulator, translating to MTEEHVTERDRMMDELLLLLPVLSRSLGRPWPRRVREIEGDIREVDAVAGCKVPIDVPEGISPGQVQVLISLSRGPRSVGSLAEEVGVSSPAVTQLVDRLVEHGMVERRPDPLDRRVVLVDFVPEMREAAREITAGYKSHLEGVVEDLDDEEMRGFVKGLRLLSEGLGGTETPLARPRLAGTARGGEGLGA from the coding sequence TTGACGGAGGAACACGTTACGGAGCGGGACAGGATGATGGATGAGCTTCTTCTTCTGCTCCCGGTCCTGAGCCGGAGCCTCGGACGGCCGTGGCCGCGGCGGGTGCGGGAGATCGAGGGCGACATCCGGGAGGTCGACGCCGTTGCGGGATGCAAGGTCCCGATAGACGTGCCCGAGGGGATCTCACCCGGACAGGTTCAGGTCTTGATCTCTCTCTCGCGGGGCCCGCGGTCGGTCGGGAGCCTTGCGGAGGAGGTCGGGGTCTCGTCTCCGGCGGTAACGCAGCTCGTCGACCGGCTCGTCGAGCACGGGATGGTCGAGCGCCGTCCAGACCCGCTCGACCGGCGGGTGGTGCTCGTCGACTTCGTCCCCGAGATGCGCGAGGCGGCGAGGGAGATCACGGCGGGCTACAAGAGCCACCTCGAAGGGGTTGTAGAGGACCTCGACGACGAGGAGATGCGCGGATTCGTGAAGGGGTTGAGGCTCCTCTCGGAGGGGCTCGGGGGGACGGAGACGCCGCTTGCGAGGCCCCGGCTTGCGGGGACGGCGCGGGGCGGGGAAGGACTCGGGGCATGA
- a CDS encoding alpha/beta fold hydrolase: MRSGSGLFLGGLAALAGAVGALALLNRTLQRAGGDVRLPGERRHHRWEGHDLAYTVLGEGPPLVLAHGIYAGASSAEFRRNVEELSQDFKVYALDLLGAGASEKPARRYEPRDVAGQLENFAKEVVGSPTHLVASSLTAALALPAVVRNPRLFKKLVLICPTGYRGALDRPSGRLGDALYGAFRLPVVGDALYHALVSRRGIRFYLERTAYHDPKKVTETVVEEHYRAGHGPGAKYLPAAFASGKLNLGVGGYWPRVANRTMIVWGQQAKEPTPAALLKEFLGQNPRTAYRIFRNAALLPHVERADTFNREVRDFLTNRV; this comes from the coding sequence ATGCGGTCCGGGAGCGGTCTTTTTCTCGGCGGGCTTGCGGCTCTGGCCGGAGCGGTCGGCGCTCTTGCGCTGCTGAACCGCACCCTGCAGAGAGCCGGCGGGGACGTGAGGCTACCCGGGGAGCGCCGGCATCACCGCTGGGAGGGGCACGACCTCGCCTACACCGTTCTCGGGGAGGGTCCGCCGCTCGTCCTGGCGCACGGCATCTACGCCGGAGCGTCCTCGGCCGAGTTCCGGAGAAACGTCGAGGAGCTTTCGCAGGACTTCAAGGTGTACGCACTGGACCTGCTCGGAGCGGGAGCCTCCGAGAAGCCCGCGCGGCGCTACGAGCCCCGAGACGTCGCCGGGCAGCTGGAGAACTTCGCCAAGGAGGTCGTCGGTTCCCCGACGCACCTCGTCGCCAGCTCGCTCACGGCCGCGCTCGCGCTCCCGGCGGTCGTCCGCAACCCGAGGCTCTTCAAGAAGCTCGTGCTTATCTGTCCGACCGGCTACCGCGGCGCGCTCGACCGGCCTTCGGGACGGCTCGGGGACGCGCTCTACGGCGCCTTCCGGCTGCCCGTCGTCGGGGACGCGCTCTACCACGCGCTCGTCTCGCGCCGGGGGATACGCTTCTACCTTGAGAGGACCGCCTACCACGACCCGAAGAAGGTAACGGAGACCGTCGTCGAGGAGCACTACCGGGCCGGGCACGGTCCGGGCGCGAAGTACCTGCCCGCCGCCTTCGCCTCCGGAAAGCTCAACCTCGGCGTCGGAGGCTACTGGCCGCGCGTCGCGAACCGGACCATGATCGTCTGGGGCCAGCAGGCAAAGGAACCGACCCCTGCGGCACTGCTCAAGGAGTTTCTCGGCCAGAACCCGAGGACGGCGTACAGGATCTTCCGCAACGCCGCCCTTCTGCCGCACGTCGAGCGCGCGGACACCTTCAACCGCGAGGTCCGTGACTTCCTAACGAACCGCGTGTAG
- a CDS encoding PaaI family thioesterase, whose protein sequence is MTSGPSRRRSLTVSWSDPALSAGAAPGMSGLDFVRAMTSGELPHPPIADVLGLRLSEVEPGRVVFSVEPGEQHYNPIGSVHGGLACTIFDSAMGCAVHTELPGGVGYTTLEIKVNFLRPIFASTGEILCEGRALHVGRTTATAEARLTDRSGRLLGHATTTCMVFRGDRSQGQREGES, encoded by the coding sequence TTGACGTCCGGACCCTCCCGGAGGCGGTCCCTGACGGTCAGCTGGAGCGATCCGGCCCTGAGCGCCGGAGCCGCGCCCGGGATGAGCGGCCTCGACTTTGTCCGGGCGATGACCTCGGGCGAGCTTCCGCATCCTCCGATCGCCGACGTCCTCGGCCTGCGCCTCTCCGAGGTCGAGCCGGGCCGGGTCGTCTTCTCGGTAGAGCCGGGAGAGCAGCACTACAACCCGATAGGCTCCGTTCACGGCGGCCTCGCCTGCACGATCTTCGACTCCGCGATGGGCTGCGCCGTCCACACCGAGCTTCCCGGAGGCGTCGGCTACACGACCCTTGAGATAAAGGTCAACTTCCTGAGGCCGATCTTTGCCTCTACCGGCGAGATTCTGTGCGAGGGACGCGCCCTACACGTCGGGCGCACGACCGCGACCGCCGAGGCTCGCCTGACCGACCGCTCCGGCAGGCTCCTCGGGCACGCCACAACTACCTGCATGGTCTTCCGTGGCGACCGCTCGCAAGGGCAGCGGGAGGGCGAGTCGTGA
- a CDS encoding PaaI family thioesterase yields MREIDASLAKRPGVNRDLGVELTEVGPERVVATMPVDERHLQPLGYLHGGVSVLLAESVASTGAWVNTSEGETAFGTEINASHLRPKRAGGFLTATGIPLRRGRTSQVWQVEVRDEAERLICVSRCTCAVVRERAGDES; encoded by the coding sequence ATGAGAGAGATCGACGCCTCGCTCGCCAAGAGGCCCGGGGTGAACCGGGACCTCGGGGTCGAGCTTACGGAGGTCGGCCCCGAGCGGGTCGTCGCGACGATGCCGGTCGACGAGCGGCACCTTCAGCCGCTCGGCTACCTGCACGGCGGGGTAAGCGTCCTGCTCGCCGAGTCGGTCGCGAGCACCGGCGCCTGGGTCAACACCTCGGAGGGCGAGACGGCGTTCGGGACGGAGATCAACGCCAGCCACCTCCGCCCCAAGCGCGCGGGCGGCTTCCTCACCGCGACCGGCATACCGCTGCGGCGCGGCCGGACCTCGCAGGTCTGGCAGGTCGAGGTCCGCGACGAGGCCGAGCGCCTGATCTGCGTCTCGCGCTGCACGTGCGCCGTCGTTCGGGAACGCGCTGGGGACGAATCTTGA
- a CDS encoding aldo/keto reductase — MQDGTTAEATLARELGVEPLGVGAWAWGTSQLWGYGKEYGRREVGEALRASVASGVRFVDTAEIYGNGASERIIGEVLAEGGFPEGKEPVIATKFAPLPYRFSPRSLLSALDASLLRLGVSQVDLYQIHFNSPVPSPKGLLDVLAEAVKSGRARHVGVSNYSAEAMRRAHERLERQGVRLASNQVHYSLLHRKPEIDGVLDACRQLGVTLIAYSPIAQGLLTGKYRPGDRPSGLMRRYGRAFGEANLRRVEPVVDELRRIGREHGREPSQVALNWLISKGAMPIPGAKNARQAEQNAGALGWEMSPEETERLDLATLGWR; from the coding sequence ATGCAGGACGGGACGACGGCGGAGGCAACCCTGGCCCGGGAGCTCGGAGTCGAGCCGCTCGGGGTCGGGGCGTGGGCCTGGGGGACCTCGCAGCTCTGGGGTTACGGCAAGGAGTACGGTCGTCGCGAGGTCGGGGAGGCGCTACGGGCGAGCGTCGCAAGCGGCGTCCGCTTCGTCGACACGGCGGAGATCTACGGCAACGGAGCCTCGGAGAGGATAATCGGAGAGGTCCTTGCCGAAGGCGGCTTTCCCGAGGGCAAAGAGCCGGTCATCGCAACGAAGTTCGCCCCGCTTCCGTACCGCTTCAGCCCGAGATCGCTCCTGAGCGCGCTCGATGCGAGCCTCCTCAGGCTCGGCGTCTCGCAGGTGGACCTGTACCAGATCCACTTCAACTCCCCGGTTCCCTCCCCCAAGGGTCTTCTCGACGTGCTCGCCGAAGCGGTGAAGTCCGGTCGGGCAAGGCACGTCGGGGTGAGCAACTACTCGGCCGAAGCGATGCGCCGGGCGCACGAGCGGCTGGAACGCCAGGGCGTCAGGCTCGCCTCGAACCAGGTCCACTACAGCCTGCTCCACCGCAAGCCCGAGATAGACGGCGTCCTCGATGCCTGCCGACAGCTCGGGGTTACCCTGATCGCCTACAGCCCCATCGCCCAGGGGCTCCTGACCGGCAAGTATCGCCCCGGAGACCGGCCCTCGGGCCTGATGCGCCGCTACGGAAGGGCCTTCGGCGAGGCGAACCTGAGAAGGGTAGAGCCCGTCGTGGACGAACTCCGGCGCATCGGCCGAGAGCACGGACGCGAGCCCTCGCAGGTCGCCCTGAACTGGCTGATATCCAAGGGCGCGATGCCGATACCCGGCGCAAAGAACGCCCGCCAGGCCGAGCAGAACGCGGGAGCTTTGGGCTGGGAGATGAGTCCCGAGGAGACCGAACGCCTCGACCTCGCAACCCTCGGCTGGCGATAG